The sequence below is a genomic window from Acidobacteriota bacterium.
GATTATAGCTTGCGAATGCAACGAAGGCGAATCAGTCAGCGATGAAGGCCGGATGCGCTCCGCCTTGATAGCCCGTCACCCGCTTCCTATAATCGTTGGGTTCATGACTTGCTCCAACAGGAGACTGTATGGCTATCACTAAAACCGATGTCGAGAAAATCGCAGAGCTCGCCAGGCTTGAGCTTACGCCGGAGGAGACCGACTTGTTTACTGAGCAGCTCAGCTCGATCATCGGCTACGTCGAGAAGCTGAACGAGCTCGATACCACGGATGTGCCGCCAATGTCGCATTGTTCTCCAGGGGGCGGCGACACCGAGTACGCGAAGCGCGACGATGAGGTTCGGCCCAGCCTGGGACAACGACTCGCGGTCGAGAATGCCCCTGATGCCGAAGCAGGATACTTCAAGGTCCCGAGGGTAATTGGCGGATGAGCATTGGTTTTCCGAGCACCGATTTTGGTCGGGAGGTTTCGGTGAAGCGAAAGCCCGATTCAAGTCAGTACTCTGAACACCCAATTGGTTCGACATTGGAGAACATCTTTGGAACTCAAAGGCCTATCGATCGGCTCGGTTCATGAACGCATTGCGTCAGGCGAGGTCAAAGCTGTCGACGTTTGCCGCGCGGCGCTCGACCGCATCGAGCGTCTCTCGGAGCTTAACGCATTCATAACGGTCACTGGCGATGCGGCGATAGCTCAGGCTCAACAAATTGATCGCCTGGTCGAGCGAGGCGAGCAGCTTCCGCCGCTTGCCGGAGCCGTGATCGCAATAAAAGACAATATGGTGCTGCGCGGCGTGCGGACCACCGCCGGCTCGCGGATTCTGTTCAACTACAAGCCGCCTTACACCGCGACTGCTGTCGAGCGCTTGCAGTCAGCGGGCGCAATCATTGTCGGCAAGACGAACCTGGATGAGTTCGCCATGGGATCGTCGACCGAGAACTCAGCCTATGGAGCGGTCAAGAATCCCTGGGACACTACGCGAGTGCCCGGCGGGTCGTCTGGTGGATCGGCCGTTGCAGTCGCCGCCGGGATCGCGATGGGCGCGCTGGGTTCCGACACCGGCGGCTCAATTCGTCAGCCCGCGAGCCTCTCAGGTGTTGTCGGGCTCAAGCCTACCTACGGTCGAGTATCGCGCTACGGCTTGATTGCTTTCGGCTCATCGCTCGACCAGATCGGGCCGTTCGGGAACTCTGTCGAAGATGTCGCGCGCATTCTGAACATCATCGCCGGACACGATCCAAACGACTCGACTTCGAGCAACGTCGAAGTCGACGACTATGTTGCGGCAATATCGGGCGACGTGCGCGGACTACGCGTGGGCGTGCCAAGCGAGTACTTCGGCGAGGGACTGGACCCCGAAGTGAAAGAGAACATCCAAGCCGCAATCAAGAAACTTGATGAGCTGGGAGCCGAAATCGTCGACATCAGCCTTCCTCATACTGAATATGCGGTACCGGTCTACTACTTAGTCGCGACCGCCGAAGCCAGCTCGAACCTGGCTCGCTTTGACGGCGTGCGATATGGCTTCCGCGCGGAAGAGGCGTCGACCTTGAAGGAGATGTACAGCCGCACGCGCGATCAGGGATTCGGCGCCGAAGTGAAGCGCCGAATAATGCTTGGCACTTATGCGCTGTCGGCAGGTTACTACGATCAATACTACGGCAAAGCGCAAAAGGTGCGTTCGCTCATCGAGCGCGATTTCCACAACGCCTTCCAGAAGTGCGACGTGATAGCTACGCCGACCTCACCCACATCTGCGTTCAAGCTGGGCGAGAAGACTGACGATCCGCTCGAGATGTATCTGTCCGACATCTACACGATTACGGCGAACCTGGCGGGCGTGCCGGCGTTAAGCCTGCCTTGCGGTCTAGCGTCAAACGGCTTGCCGATTGGAATACAACTGATCGGTAAGCAGTTCGATGAGGGGCGATTGCTAAGAGCTGCTCGTAACCTGGAGCAGGCTCTGGGACTTGAATTCGTGCCACCTGCGATTAGGAATATCTGAGCATCGATTCTGTCGAGTAAGCGTGTAGGGGCGGCCCTCCGTGGCCGCCCCTTTTCGCAAAAGGCGTCATTCCGTGATAACGAGGGCCGCCACAAACGGCCGCCTGTGCCTGGATCAATCGAATGTCAGAGACGGCGAAACAGACGCGGGCTCAGACTGAGGAGACTCAAACGAGCTTCGGCTCGACCGACTTGCTGTTGCTGTTGATGACCCTCATCTGGGGATCAAACTTCACGGCGATAAAGTACTCGCTCGAGGACTTGCTCCCGCTGAGCTTCAATGCGCTTCGATTCACCTTGGCTTCAATCGTGATGTTGATCGTCGCGTTCCTGGCGCAAACCGGCTTTAAGCTTGCGCCCGGAGATGGACGGCGGCTGTTTGCTTTGGGTCTGCTTGGGAACACTTGCTACCAGTCTCTCTTCATAACCGGGATGGCTCATACCGGAGCGGGCAACGCGGCGCTGATCCTGGCTACGACGCCGCTGTGTACGGCGATACTCGGGCGGATTCGCAAACACGAGTACTTCACCACACGCGGCGTAGCCGGATTGCTCCTGGCCTTCGCCGGGATTGTGATGATCGTAATCAGCGGGCGCGGTGAAGTTTCGCTCGGCGAAGCCGTGTTAGGGGACTCCTTACTCCTGGCATCCACGGTGTGCTGGTCTTTGTACACCGTCGGGTCGAAGCACCTGGTGCACAAGTACGGCTCGATGAAGGCGACCACCATAATGATGACCAGCGGTACGCCCTTCTTGCTCCTTCTATGCACGCCGTCGTTGATCAGACAGGACTGGTCGCGAGTTCGTCCGATGGCCTGGGCCGGACTCGTTTACAGCGGGTTGTTTGCTATTGCGCTCGCGTACCTCATCTGGAGTTATGGAGTTCGAAAGATCGGCTCAACGCGCACTGCGATCTATTCAAACATTACGCCGGTCGTAGCGTTGCTGGTGGCCTGGCTCGCGCTCGGCGAGACGCCGACGTTGGGACAACTCGCGGGCGCGATAGTGATCTTCGCAGGGATATACCTCGTGCGTCATGGATTGATTGCCGTCGCGCCCGCCGAAGCGATCGAAGAGGAGTTCGAGGGAGCTTCGCTCGGACCGGGCAAGAACTGATCAGCCCAAGGGTCCGGATTGATGGGCGCTACAGATCGGATCACCACCTACCGCCAGACTTTGTGAAAACCCCCAACTTCAGTTGGGGGATCGTTAGGTTCAGCCTACGTTGTGAGTGATGCTTGCCGTAGGTAGAAATGAAACATCCCCCAACTGAAGTTGGGGGGGTTCACACGGTCACTGCGTCACTCGGATTGTTCCACGTTCTGTCAACGAAACGATAACCCGACACGGAACTGAAAAAAGTGTGGGCTGTCGCTTGAGAACACGTGGTCCCGGAATTCGACACGCAATCCCAAGTGGTCCTTCATCCAATACTGCACGCCACCGCCAAAGTTCCCGCCGCTGCTTGTACCGTTCCGAAAAGCCAGCGAGTACCCTCCGGTCACAAAAGGGACCAACTTCGACGAGCCGTTCGAGAAGTGATATGACACGTCCGGGGATACGATTCCGAAGCCGTCGCCGGCGCTTCGGAACGGCGCGATGTATCCAACCTCCGCGCCCAATCCGAGCCCCTTATAAACCAACCCTTCGCCCCCGGCGCCGACAGAGAAGAAGGCTGTAGAAGACCCGCTGCCTGACGCGCCACCAACACCACCGAATCCGTAGCCCCAGCCTCTAGGCGGATTCGAACCCTGCGCGAGCGCGACTCCCGAAGCCACCATCAAGAACAAAACTCCTACAATGATCTTTCGCATGATTGCCTCCCGGTCATTTGATTTGGCGCCATCGTCTCCGACGCGCCCGACTTGTTCATTGCAACACGTATTCCACGTCAACGCCAGCTTCGTGGAGTGCATTTCGCGGGTTTTACTCCGTCCGAAAATCTAGCCGCAGTGATCGCGCGTCGCGTGTGGCCAGAATGTTGCGCCGCTTGGGGTGTAAGAGTTCTCAGCACTCGTCCAGCAGGGACCCAATTTCGTTTTACATCTCTGACCCACCGAATTACAATGACCCCGCTCTTCATTCGTCAATCTCAGGACAAATACAAAACAGATGGAAGATCACAAGCCACAAACGCTTGTTGAATTACTCAAGGAAGCAGTCGCAGCCGAGCCCGAAAGAGAGGCGCTCAGATACAAGCAAGATAAAGTGTGGGTCGGCATGACGGCCGAGCGATTGCTCGATCGCGTCCGCAATGTGGCGCTGGGACTCTATGGTCTTGGAATTCGCAAAGGCGCCCGGGTCGCGGTACTAGCCGAAAGCGGGCCGCTGTGGACCATCAGCGACTTCGCCGTCCTGTCGAACGGCGCGGTCAACGTTCCGATCTATCCGACGCAGCCGCCCCATCAGGTCGAATACATCTTGCGCGAGTCCGAACCAAAGCTTCTATTCGCTTCGACCGAGCGCCAGTTGCGAAGGGTCGATTCTGCGCTTAAGAAATTTCCGGACCTTCGCATTGTCTCGTTTCAAACGATAGCGGACGGCGAGAACTTGATACCGTTCGACTCGGTTGAAGAAGCCGGCGCCAAGCTCGGCGCAGAACGGCCGGAGATCTTCGACCTGATCGCATCCGACGTACACGCCGGCGATCTGGCTTCGATAATCTACACATCGGGGACGACCGGCGAGCCGAAGGGCGTGATGCTCACCCATGAAAACATCACCTTCAACGCGCTGGCGTCAGGCGACTTTCTCCGAATCGAGCCCGGCGGAGTGATGCTTTCTTTTCTTCCGTTGTCGCACATATTCGAGCGCATGGTCTTGTATCTTTGCCTGCACCGAGGAGTGCAGATTAACTACGCGACCGGCATCGAAACGGTGGCGGCGGATATCCAGGACGTGCGGCCTACGCTGATGTCCACCGTCCCACGATTATTGGAAAAGATTTACGCTCGCATGCAGAAGAACGCGGCTGACGGCGGACGACTGAAGAAGAAAATCTTCGAGTGGTCGCTGGGCGTCGCGCGCCGGTGCGCGCAGTTGTCCACGATGGGCAAGGCGCTGCCGCCTCTGCTTCAGCTTCAGAGGGAAGTCGCCGACGAACTGGTGTTCAAGAAGATTCGTGAAGCAGTCGGCGGACGAATAAGGCGCATGGTCTCGGGAGGCGCGGCGCTTCCGTCCGACATAGCGCTGGTGTTCACCGGCGCGGGAATACCGGTGCTTCAAGGATACGGTTTGACTGAGACGTCACCGGTGATCGCGGTCAACTCGCTCGAGCACAACCGCGTCGGATCGGTGGGACTCCCGCTGCCCGGCCTCGAAACGAAGATTGCAGAAGACGGCGAGATACTCACGCGCGGGCCTCACGTGTTTCAGGGCTATTTCAACAAGCACGAAGAGACCGCTACTTCGTTTGAAGAAAACTCCGGCGCAGGAGAGCGCTGGTTCAAGACCGGCGACATCGGTCACTTCGATTCGGATGGCTTTCTATTCATCACCGATCGCAAGAAGGATTTGATCAAGACTTCGAGCGGCAAATACGTCGCGCCTCAGATGATTGAAGGGATGATCAATCAAAGCGAGTTCATCGAACAGGCGGTCATCGTCGGAGACAAACGGAAGTATGTCTCGGCGCTGATCGTACCCGACTTCGAGCGGCTGCGCGCGTGGGCGAAGGAACAAGGAGTCCCGACTAGCGATAAGCGCGAACTGATCGCCGACCGCCGGGTAGTCGATATGATCAAGGCTGACGTGAATCGACTGACGCGGGAGCTTGCGGATTACGAAAGGGTGAAACGAATAGGACTGCTCGCTGAGGAGTTCAGCATCGACGGCGGCGAGCTTACGCCGACGCTCAAAGTGAAGCGGCGAGTGGTTGAAGAAAAGTATGGCGAGTTGATTGAGTCACTGTACTCCGGTGGCGAGTGAGACAGATAGAGGTTTACGACCTCAAAACGCGTTCACGCAAGGTCGTCTTCCCGGAGAATCCTTCGCGGCTTCGGCCAATGCTTCTACTTCCTTGAGCTGTCGCACTATCTCAGCGTCTAGCTCGGCCTGGTGGTCATAGTAGTAGGTAAGAGCGGCGTGAATCTGTGCTAAAGAAAGAGTCGGATGCTGAAAATGAATCTCTTCAGGGCTCCATCCATACGCGACCCTGTCGAGAACTACCTCGATGACTTTCGTGTTGGCGTCGGTGATCCATGCGACGCCGCGATCATCAATCTCAATATGTGTGGTCGCAACGCTCGACATCAAATTCCCCCGGTTCCAAGGTGAATCATAATCTATCACGGCTTTTCGATCAAAGAGGGCCTGACAGCTTCGCTCTCTCGACGCTGTTCTGTCCAAATAACAAAGGCTAAGTACTGAGCAGCAAGCTTTGAGGTTCGTTTCCCTTCCGATATAGTGAGTCATATCAACGGCTCACATTTTGACAAAGGTATATGAGTATGAACGTCTCACTAACCCCTGAACTCGAACAGCTCGTGAATGATGAAATCAAGAGCGGTGACTACAAGTCTGCAAAAGAAGTCGTGCGTGAAGGCCTGCGGCTCGTGCGACTCCGCAGAGAGAAGCTCGCGGGTCTGAGACGGGAAATCCAAATCGGGGTCGATGAGATCGAACGTGGTGAATACGTCGAGTACACTTCCGTCGAAGAGTTGTTTGAAGACATTGAAGCCGCAGTCGCAAAACGCATCCCAAAAAAGCCGAAACCGCGTTAATGAAACGCCTTGTCCTCTCACCCACTGCCCGCTCTGACCTCATGAACATTAGGGTGTACATTGCTTCTGAGAACAAGCCAGCGGCCAATCGCGTCATTCGCGAGATCAAGGCAAGGTTCAAAACACTACTTAGCTTTCCCGAATCAGGCAGACGGCGCGACGAACTGAAGAAGGGACTCCGCAGTTTTCCGGTGATACGTGGTTTTCTACTTCGTCATCAAAGACGGCGTTAAGATTGTCCGTGTACTGCACAGTGCACAAGATATTGAAAGCATATTCAACGAGTAAACGCTGCTCCGATTCTGCAAGTCTTAGCTCGGTATAGTGGCGGCGTTATGAAAGCGGTCGTCCGGCGGAGCAGAGCGTCATGGTGCCAGCGGCTCCATCATCGCGAACGGCTTCGTGAGAATATGCGCCCAGCGCAGCCGGCCCACCTGGCGCGCGAGAATCTGACGCCCACCCCCCTGCCAAAACTCGCTTTTACCCGGTTCGCACTCCGTGGTAAATTCGCTGCATGGCGCGGATGGTTGTTCGAAGCTGCGCAGTACTAATCGCCCTGGCCCTCGCAGGTTGTGTTGTGTGCGCCCAGACTCGGTCGTCAGTCATACCCTCCGAACAGAACACACGAAGCGTCGCGCCACGGAACGCGAGAATAATTTCACTGGTCGAGCAATTGGCCGATCAAGCGCGCGCATCCGATGATCTGACTTTTGCAGTGCGCGCCCAGTCACAAGCGGCGAAACTGCTTTGGCCGCTAGACCCTGAGCGAGCGCGTGCGATATACAGAAGGGCCTTTCAGTCACTTGCCTCGGGAGCCTCCAAGGAGGCTCCCGAACAGGCCGCGAACGCGAACCCCTATTCCACGTTTGAACCCAGTCGGGCGTTGATTCCCACACCAAACCCGCAACTGCGCAGCGAGCTGCTCAATCAGATAGCCGCCTGCGACCCTGAACTTGCCGAAGAGTTCGCCCGCGATCTAGCCGCTTCAATGGAGAGCTCAAAAACCGGATGTGCTGATTGCAATTCCAATGGCGGCGGCTCGTCCTGGCCCTTCGGCCAGGTTGCGGCATCTGCCCGCGAAGATGCCGAGCGTTGCGAGTTGCTGATGAGCGCGGCGCTACAGGTGGTCGAGCGCCAGCCGCAGCAAGCGATGGCATTCGCACAGATGAGCGTCGCATTGGGGATATCTTCGAATCTCGCACGGCTGCTTACGCTCATGCGAACGGTAGACGCGGAGCGCGCGGATTTGCTCTTCGCCAACGCAGTGGCGAGACTCGAGCAGTCTTCGCGAGTGGATCTCAAAGATATTCACACGCTGGGCTCGTACGTCGTCTCGACGATCAACTCATCAACCAGGCACCCTATGGGCAAGGCGTCCATAGTCCGGTTTTTGAACCTCGCTCTTAAACAAGTCGGGCAGATCGGGCAAAACCTGAGTGCGCCGCCGGCAAGCGGCGGGCGAGGCGATTCGGCGGTGCTGTACTTTATTGAGCGGCAACTCACTGACCTGCTGGCAAGCTATCTGCCTGATCGTCTCGATCAGTTGCAGCGCTACACGAGCGCCACGCGGGATGCGGGCACGTACGAGGCGATCGATCCGGAAAAACTCCGAATCAGCTCGCCCGGCGACATCGCTCGGGAAGCGAGCGAAGCTGCCGAAGGCGCCGAACGCGATTCGCTCTACGCCAGAGCGGCGCTTGCCTGGCTTGCGCAAGGCGAACCGGGAGAGGCGCAAGCCGCGGCGCTGAAGGTCTCGGCTGCCCCGATGCGCGATCGAGTGCTTATACAGATAGTGCGCCGGCTCGCCTCCGGGAAGCGCATCGAAGAATCGATTGGTCTGACTCGCCGGATAACCGGCCAGACCTCGCGCGTCGATCTTCTGGTGATGCTGAGCGCTGCGTCGCGGGCTTCAAACGACAACGTGCGAGCGGTTGAGTTGCTCAATGAAGCGGAGTCGTACTCTACGAAGCAGCCGCCCTCGATCGAGCGCGCGCGTTCGCTTGTCAAAATTGCCGGCAGCTTTTCCTCCTTCGATGCGTTGCGCAGTTTCGAGGTGCTGCAAACTGCAGTCAAGGCGATCGACGAAATCATCAAACAGCAGCAAGCCTTGAAGGATGACCCATCGGCTCACGGAACGCGAGCGACGGTTGCTCAAGTGTTCACTCTCGACGAGATGTACGGCACGAGTTTTGAAAGAACGCTCATAGAGCTGGGCAAGGCAGACTTCGACCGCGCGCTGTTTCTTGCTCAGCAGCTCACCGGAGAAGAAGCGCCGGTCATTGCGCAGTTGGCCGTTTGTCGAGGCGGGCTTGTTGAGAACCCGCCATCCGGACAATCAGCAGCCGGCGAGGAGGGCGACTCCGGCGTAAATCATTGACGCGTCCCGAAGGTTCGGAATTCAGAGTCGCAGCTTCAGATGGCCGCCGGCCCGAGCGCGCCTCGTTCAACAAAGAAGATGGAGAGGTGAAGATGAATTTGCTGATGGCTCGTGTTCCTCACTCGCGAGGCGAGATCTCCGCTCTGGAGCATTCCTGGTTTGGCCGGTGCGTTCGCAACCAGCATCACTCGAATCGGCGCGGCTTGGTGCGGGCGGCGGCGCTTCTGGCGCTGACCCTGATCGCCTCCGCGCCATCATCGACGGGGCAGTCGCTCTGGCGTTTTCGAGGACAGCCCGATCAAAGCGTATCCGCCGCCGAATTCTCTCGACTGTTCCGGGATCTATCGGAAGATGGGGGTTACTTTCGGTCGGACAACTTCACATCCAACGAGACCTCTTATCTGCACGTGGTGGACAAACTGCGCGCACTTGGCGCGGCCGGCGGCGCCTATATTGGCGTCGGACCTGAGCAGAATTTCACGTATATCGCCAAGGTTCGGCCACGGATCGCCTTTATCATCGACATCCGGCGGCAAGCGCTGATTCAGCATCTGATGTTCAAGGCGATTTTCCATCTCGCGCCAACCCGCGCCCAGTACCTTTCCTTACTGGTGAGCAAGCCGTTGCCAAAAGAGAAGTCTCCGGCGCCGGACGCTTCGGTGAATGAAATACTCGGCTCAATCAGCCAGGCCGCGGCGGACGATCGCGCGTACGCCGCGAATCTCGCCGCTATTCGCAAAGCGATACGAGAAGACTTTCAGGTCCAGCTTTCTGAGGCGGATCAGACGAGCCTCGAGTATGTGTACAAGAGTTTCCGCGACGACGGACTGGATATCGCTTACCGGATGGAGGGCTCGCGCGGCGGCTGGTTTCCGACTCTGAAAGAACTCGTCTTGCAGCCAGACCAACACGGAAAGCTCGGCAACTTCCTCGCTAGCAAAGACGACTATGAGTTTGTGCGCGACCTGCACCGCAAAAATCTCATCGTTCCTGTGGTTGGCGATTTCGGTGGAAAGAAAGCGCTAGCGGCGATTGGAGATTACTTGCGGAACAGCGGCTTCACGGTCACTGCATTCTACACATCGAATGTGGAGCAGTACCTGTTTCAGAATAGCGTGTTCACCGCTTTCGCTGAGAACGTGCGGAAGCTTCCAATCAATGATAAGAGCCTCTTCATCCGCGCCGTCCCCAACACTCGCTTCACACATCCGGCTCAACTGCCCGGGCATCGGACGACGACGTTGTTGCAACAGATGACTGTCTTCTTGAAGGACGTCGGCGAGGGGCGCTATCAGACCTACGCTGATCTGGTTATGACGCACTACATAGCCGCCGAGAGCCCTCAGTAGCTCAACTGACCTTGGCGGCTCGTCCGTCTGGCTAAATCGGTCTAGCCCGGCCAAATCATCAGGGCGACCGTTGTCACCACGAGCGCGACCAGGACCGTCAGCGGCGTGCCTACCCGCACAAAGTCCATGAATTGATAACGTCCTGGCCCGTACACCAACAGGTTTCCGTGATGACCGATCGGAGTAAGAAACGAAGTGACTGCCGCCATCGCCACGGTAACGACATACGGTTCAGGTGAATGGCCGAGCGCCTGCGCCAGAGCAAACGCTACGGGCGCGAATACGGCGGTCGTGGCGGCATCAGACAGGAACTGCGTTACCACCGCTACAATCGCGAAGATCGCCAGTAATACCAGGATTGGAGGCCACTGGCCAACGGCCTTTTCTAACCCTGCTGCCAGAAGCGCTGCCGTTCCGCTCTTTTGCATTGCTGCTCCAAGTGGAATCGCACCTGCAATGAACACGTAGATTCGAGCATCAATTGCCCGGTAGGCTTGACGCGAAGCGATGCAACCAAACAACACCATCGCTGCCGCGCCGGCAAGGGTTATGATGTCGAGGCTTAGGAAATTGAACGCGGCCAGAGCGATGGTCCCCAGCATGATCGCGGCTGTAAGACCGGCTTTCTTGCGCGCTCGTGATTCGCCGTGGAACGGAACGATGAGGAGAAAGGCGGGATCGTTGGCAATAGTGGCCAGCGATTGCTCATCGCCTTGAAGCACGAGAACGTCGCCCGGCTTAAGCTTGACCTGGGCCAATTGCTGCTGCACGAGGCCCTTTCGCCGCCAGAGTCCGATGACGATTGCTCCGTAACGGCGCTTGAAATCTATCTCGCCGAGAGTGCGCCCTATGAGTTCGGACCTGGGCGCGATCACGGCCTGAACCAACTGGTCGGAAATGTCCTCGAGGTTTGCCTCTGAAGCACCGTCGTCGTCTGCGTATTTTTCAACCGGGTGCAATTCGATGCCGCTGCCCTGCCGAAAACCAACAATATCTTCGGGCGTTGCGTGGACCAGCAGCACGTCCCCGTCCCTGATCTGCGGCCGGCCAAACGGCCCGCGAAGTCGCCGCCCCTCTCGCATCCATCCCACCACCGTGAAGCGATAGTGATCATCCTTCTTGATTTCATCCAGGGTCTTTCCAATGAACGTCGAGTCCGGCAGGATCTTGAGCTCGGTCAAGTAGCTGTCGAGGCGAAACCGGTCGCTCAGATCTTCCACGCCGTGACGCGACGGTAACAGGAAGCGGCCGATCAAAACCATAAACAGAATTCCGACGACCGAAATACTCAACCCAATCGGAGCGATCGAGAAGATTCCCAGTCCTGGCCGGCCGCCGCGTTGAAGCACGTCACTGGCGACGAGAAACGCAGGAGCGCCAATGATAGTTATGGATGTGCCTAACGAGGCTGCAAACGAAAGGGGTATTAGCAGCTTTGAAGCT
It includes:
- a CDS encoding DUF433 domain-containing protein, translating into MSSVATTHIEIDDRGVAWITDANTKVIEVVLDRVAYGWSPEEIHFQHPTLSLAQIHAALTYYYDHQAELDAEIVRQLKEVEALAEAAKDSPGRRPCVNAF
- a CDS encoding outer membrane beta-barrel protein, coding for MRKIIVGVLFLMVASGVALAQGSNPPRGWGYGFGGVGGASGSGSSTAFFSVGAGGEGLVYKGLGLGAEVGYIAPFRSAGDGFGIVSPDVSYHFSNGSSKLVPFVTGGYSLAFRNGTSSGGNFGGGVQYWMKDHLGLRVEFRDHVFSSDSPHFFQFRVGLSFR
- a CDS encoding EamA family transporter, with product MSETAKQTRAQTEETQTSFGSTDLLLLLMTLIWGSNFTAIKYSLEDLLPLSFNALRFTLASIVMLIVAFLAQTGFKLAPGDGRRLFALGLLGNTCYQSLFITGMAHTGAGNAALILATTPLCTAILGRIRKHEYFTTRGVAGLLLAFAGIVMIVISGRGEVSLGEAVLGDSLLLASTVCWSLYTVGSKHLVHKYGSMKATTIMMTSGTPFLLLLCTPSLIRQDWSRVRPMAWAGLVYSGLFAIALAYLIWSYGVRKIGSTRTAIYSNITPVVALLVAWLALGETPTLGQLAGAIVIFAGIYLVRHGLIAVAPAEAIEEEFEGASLGPGKN
- the gatC gene encoding Asp-tRNA(Asn)/Glu-tRNA(Gln) amidotransferase subunit GatC → MAITKTDVEKIAELARLELTPEETDLFTEQLSSIIGYVEKLNELDTTDVPPMSHCSPGGGDTEYAKRDDEVRPSLGQRLAVENAPDAEAGYFKVPRVIGG
- a CDS encoding SLC13 family permease — encoded protein: MHLSPQQLSFLIILALAFVFLISERIRSDLVAVLIVLSLAVTRVLSPSEALSGFGSEPAIVVVCIFVMSAAFHLTGLAETIGLRIGKLAGKGYSRIVVVLMSSVALLSAFTHHVTTTAVMLPVTLSLSRERDIPASKLLIPLSFAASLGTSITIIGAPAFLVASDVLQRGGRPGLGIFSIAPIGLSISVVGILFMVLIGRFLLPSRHGVEDLSDRFRLDSYLTELKILPDSTFIGKTLDEIKKDDHYRFTVVGWMREGRRLRGPFGRPQIRDGDVLLVHATPEDIVGFRQGSGIELHPVEKYADDDGASEANLEDISDQLVQAVIAPRSELIGRTLGEIDFKRRYGAIVIGLWRRKGLVQQQLAQVKLKPGDVLVLQGDEQSLATIANDPAFLLIVPFHGESRARKKAGLTAAIMLGTIALAAFNFLSLDIITLAGAAAMVLFGCIASRQAYRAIDARIYVFIAGAIPLGAAMQKSGTAALLAAGLEKAVGQWPPILVLLAIFAIVAVVTQFLSDAATTAVFAPVAFALAQALGHSPEPYVVTVAMAAVTSFLTPIGHHGNLLVYGPGRYQFMDFVRVGTPLTVLVALVVTTVALMIWPG
- a CDS encoding type II toxin-antitoxin system ParD family antitoxin, whose amino-acid sequence is MNVSLTPELEQLVNDEIKSGDYKSAKEVVREGLRLVRLRREKLAGLRREIQIGVDEIERGEYVEYTSVEELFEDIEAAVAKRIPKKPKPR
- the gatA gene encoding Asp-tRNA(Asn)/Glu-tRNA(Gln) amidotransferase subunit GatA codes for the protein MELKGLSIGSVHERIASGEVKAVDVCRAALDRIERLSELNAFITVTGDAAIAQAQQIDRLVERGEQLPPLAGAVIAIKDNMVLRGVRTTAGSRILFNYKPPYTATAVERLQSAGAIIVGKTNLDEFAMGSSTENSAYGAVKNPWDTTRVPGGSSGGSAVAVAAGIAMGALGSDTGGSIRQPASLSGVVGLKPTYGRVSRYGLIAFGSSLDQIGPFGNSVEDVARILNIIAGHDPNDSTSSNVEVDDYVAAISGDVRGLRVGVPSEYFGEGLDPEVKENIQAAIKKLDELGAEIVDISLPHTEYAVPVYYLVATAEASSNLARFDGVRYGFRAEEASTLKEMYSRTRDQGFGAEVKRRIMLGTYALSAGYYDQYYGKAQKVRSLIERDFHNAFQKCDVIATPTSPTSAFKLGEKTDDPLEMYLSDIYTITANLAGVPALSLPCGLASNGLPIGIQLIGKQFDEGRLLRAARNLEQALGLEFVPPAIRNI
- a CDS encoding long-chain fatty acid--CoA ligase, giving the protein MEDHKPQTLVELLKEAVAAEPEREALRYKQDKVWVGMTAERLLDRVRNVALGLYGLGIRKGARVAVLAESGPLWTISDFAVLSNGAVNVPIYPTQPPHQVEYILRESEPKLLFASTERQLRRVDSALKKFPDLRIVSFQTIADGENLIPFDSVEEAGAKLGAERPEIFDLIASDVHAGDLASIIYTSGTTGEPKGVMLTHENITFNALASGDFLRIEPGGVMLSFLPLSHIFERMVLYLCLHRGVQINYATGIETVAADIQDVRPTLMSTVPRLLEKIYARMQKNAADGGRLKKKIFEWSLGVARRCAQLSTMGKALPPLLQLQREVADELVFKKIREAVGGRIRRMVSGGAALPSDIALVFTGAGIPVLQGYGLTETSPVIAVNSLEHNRVGSVGLPLPGLETKIAEDGEILTRGPHVFQGYFNKHEETATSFEENSGAGERWFKTGDIGHFDSDGFLFITDRKKDLIKTSSGKYVAPQMIEGMINQSEFIEQAVIVGDKRKYVSALIVPDFERLRAWAKEQGVPTSDKRELIADRRVVDMIKADVNRLTRELADYERVKRIGLLAEEFSIDGGELTPTLKVKRRVVEEKYGELIESLYSGGE